Proteins encoded in a region of the Variovorax sp. PAMC 28711 genome:
- a CDS encoding ABC transporter permease, translated as MTLKPNEHNARFWQLALLAVILTAWHVASRNQQFAFFLGEPVQVAGRIWSWFMPFDVPANPLFPEGLKGNADIYLHLGTTLIETVLAFVIGTVLGLVCGLWLALAPTASLILDPYIKAANSMPRVILAPIFSLWLGLGIWSKVALAVTLVFFIVFFNVYQGVREVSPVVLANAKMLGANQRQLLRTVYLPSATSWVFSSLHTAVGLAFVGAVVGEYLGSARGVGYLILQAEGTFDVNTVFAGIVVLTAFALVLDGLVGLIEKRLMKWQPRSGETEKL; from the coding sequence ATGACCTTGAAGCCCAACGAACACAATGCGCGCTTCTGGCAGCTCGCACTGCTGGCCGTCATCCTCACGGCCTGGCATGTCGCCTCGCGGAACCAGCAGTTCGCGTTTTTCCTCGGCGAGCCGGTTCAGGTCGCAGGGCGCATCTGGAGTTGGTTCATGCCGTTCGACGTGCCGGCGAACCCGCTGTTCCCCGAGGGACTCAAGGGCAACGCCGACATCTACCTGCACCTGGGCACGACGCTGATCGAAACGGTGCTGGCCTTCGTCATTGGCACGGTGCTCGGTCTTGTCTGCGGTTTGTGGCTCGCACTGGCGCCGACCGCGAGCCTCATCCTCGACCCCTACATCAAGGCTGCGAATTCGATGCCGCGCGTGATCCTCGCGCCGATCTTCTCGCTGTGGCTCGGGCTGGGTATCTGGAGCAAGGTGGCGCTCGCGGTCACGCTGGTGTTCTTCATCGTTTTCTTCAACGTGTACCAGGGCGTGCGCGAAGTCAGCCCGGTGGTCCTGGCCAACGCGAAGATGTTGGGCGCCAACCAGCGGCAGCTGCTGCGCACGGTGTATTTGCCGAGCGCCACCAGCTGGGTGTTCTCGAGCCTGCACACCGCAGTGGGGCTGGCCTTCGTCGGGGCCGTGGTCGGCGAATACCTCGGCTCGGCGCGCGGCGTGGGCTACCTCATCCTGCAGGCCGAGGGCACCTTCGACGTCAACACCGTCTTCGCGGGCATCGTGGTGCTCACGGCCTTCGCGCTGGTGCTCGACGGGCTCGTCGGACTGATCGAGAAGCGGCTGATGAAATGGCAGCCGCGGAGCGGCGAGACAGAAAAGCTCTGA
- a CDS encoding ABC transporter ATP-binding protein, which yields MSYSSEYALELLDISCTFRSKDDPGQRYTAVADTTLRIRAGEFVSVVGPTGCGKSTLLNVGAGLLEPSSGQIKVFGEPLVGINARAGYMFQSEALMPWRSTLDNVMVGLQYRGVPDAEARAQGEAWLKRVGLSGFGDRYPHQLSGGMRKRAALAQTLALDPDIILMDEPFSALDVQTRQLMENEVLDLWAAKKKAVLFITHDLDEAIAMSDRVVVLSAGPATHPIGEFNIDLARPRDVAEVRTHPRFVELHTQIWNVLRDEVLKGYAQQLKKVA from the coding sequence ATGTCTTATTCCTCCGAATACGCGCTCGAGCTCCTCGACATCAGCTGCACCTTCCGCTCCAAAGACGATCCCGGCCAGCGCTACACCGCGGTCGCCGACACCACGTTGCGCATTCGTGCCGGCGAGTTCGTTTCGGTGGTTGGCCCCACGGGCTGCGGGAAGTCGACCCTGCTCAATGTCGGCGCCGGGCTGCTCGAACCGTCGTCGGGCCAAATCAAGGTGTTCGGCGAGCCGCTGGTCGGCATCAACGCCCGCGCCGGCTACATGTTCCAGAGCGAGGCGCTCATGCCGTGGCGCAGCACGCTCGACAACGTGATGGTGGGCTTGCAGTACCGCGGCGTGCCCGATGCGGAGGCGCGCGCGCAGGGCGAGGCGTGGCTCAAGCGGGTCGGACTCTCGGGCTTCGGCGACCGCTACCCGCACCAGCTGTCGGGTGGCATGCGCAAGCGTGCGGCGCTGGCGCAAACATTGGCGCTCGACCCCGACATCATCCTCATGGACGAGCCCTTCAGCGCGCTCGACGTGCAGACGCGCCAGCTCATGGAGAACGAGGTGCTCGACCTGTGGGCTGCCAAGAAGAAGGCAGTGCTCTTCATCACGCATGACCTCGATGAAGCGATCGCGATGAGCGACCGCGTCGTGGTGCTGTCGGCCGGCCCGGCGACGCATCCGATCGGCGAGTTCAACATCGACCTCGCGCGGCCGCGCGACGTGGCCGAAGTGCGCACGCATCCGCGCTTCGTCGAACTGCACACGCAGATCTGGAACGTGTTGCGCGACGAAGTGCTCAAGGGCTATGCGCAGCAACTGAAGAAGGTGGCGTGA